In a single window of the Streptococcus ilei genome:
- the pfkA gene encoding 6-phosphofructokinase, which yields MKRIAVLTSGGDAPGMNAAIRAVVRQAISEGMEVFGIYNGYAGMVAGDIHQLDASSVGDIISRGGTMLHSARYPEFAEREGQLKGIEQLKKHGIEGVVVIGGDGSYHGAMRLTEHGFPAVGLPGTIDNDIVGTDFTIGFDTAVTTVMDAIDKIRDTSSSHHRTFVIEVMGRHAGDIALWSGIASGADEIIIPEEGFAIEDVVESIKKGYEKGRTHNIIVLAEGVMSAAEFGKALKDAGDTSDLRVTELGHIQRGGSPTARDRVLASRLGAHAVKLLKAGIGGVAVGIRNEQMVENPILGSAEEGALFSLTEDGKIKVNNPHKADLNLAELNRSLSSI from the coding sequence ATGAAACGTATTGCTGTTTTAACCAGTGGAGGAGATGCCCCTGGAATGAATGCTGCTATCCGTGCAGTTGTTCGCCAAGCAATTTCTGAAGGAATGGAAGTATTTGGTATCTATAATGGATACGCTGGTATGGTTGCTGGCGATATCCATCAATTGGATGCTTCATCAGTTGGGGATATTATTTCTCGTGGTGGAACGATGCTTCATTCAGCTCGCTATCCAGAATTTGCTGAACGCGAAGGTCAATTAAAAGGGATCGAGCAGTTGAAGAAACATGGAATCGAAGGTGTCGTCGTTATCGGTGGTGATGGATCATACCACGGTGCGATGCGTTTGACAGAACATGGCTTCCCAGCTGTAGGACTTCCTGGGACAATTGATAATGATATCGTTGGTACAGATTTTACAATCGGATTTGATACAGCTGTTACAACTGTTATGGACGCGATTGATAAGATCCGCGATACATCATCTAGTCACCATCGTACTTTCGTTATCGAGGTAATGGGACGTCATGCCGGGGATATCGCCCTTTGGTCTGGTATTGCTTCTGGTGCGGATGAAATTATCATTCCAGAAGAAGGCTTTGCTATCGAGGATGTCGTTGAGAGTATCAAGAAGGGCTACGAAAAAGGTCGTACACACAATATCATCGTCCTTGCTGAAGGTGTGATGTCTGCTGCTGAATTCGGTAAAGCCTTGAAAGATGCCGGAGATACAAGCGATCTTCGTGTAACAGAACTTGGACATATCCAACGTGGTGGTTCACCTACTGCGCGTGACCGTGTCCTTGCTTCACGTTTGGGTGCACATGCTGTTAAGTTGTTGAAAGCTGGTATCGGTGGTGTAGCTGTTGGTATCCGCAATGAACAAATGGTGGAAAACCCAATTCTTGGTAGTGCAGAAGAAGGTGCTCTCTTCAGCTTGACTGAAGACGGCAAAATCAAGGTGAACAACCCTCACAAGGCTGACTTGAACCTTGCAGAGTTGAACCGTAGCTTATCTTCTATCTAA
- a CDS encoding DNA polymerase III subunit alpha: protein MITQLDTKSVYTFMDSLVSIRDYIHRAKEMGYQQIGLMDIDNLYGAYEFLEECQKAGMGAVLGLDLEVEIPVGPLSIRLVALGTKGYKHLIKISSMKMMGTTDWSAFQHLLDDIAIIVPYFEGIEYLDLGQDFAIGVFPDTPAKHFSRPVFPLHTVRYFSTSDLESLQMLHAIRNNCSLKEVGAIDTSMMFLSPEELERAFSHNFPDSIPYLEKTLAAVHYEIDTQLKLPRFNPEKPAVEELRELAEEGLRAKGLNQAVYQERLRHELAVIHQMGFDDYFLIVWDLLRFGRSQGYYMGMGRGSAVGSLVAYALDITGIDPVKNNLLFERFLNLERYTMPDIDIDIPDVYRPKFIQYVKNRYRSPHVAQIVTFSTFGAKQAIRDVFKRFGTPEYELTNLTKRIGLRDTLSSAYEKNLAFRQAIQSRPEYRKGFEIAKRIEGQPRQTSIHAAGVVMSGEDLTNQIPIKMGEEMNLTQYDAHGVEANGLLKMDFLGLRNLTFAQRMQEAVKEKYQKDIKIEDIPLEDPETIALFAAGNTKGIFQFEQAGAIRLLRRVQPSCFEEIVATTSLNRPGASDYIDNFVKRKHGKEKVDMIDPSLEEILAPTYGIMLYQEQVMQVAQTFAGFSLGKADILRRAMGKKNVAEMHRMEDDFIKGAIALGHSAEKAKQVFSIMEKFAGYGFNRSHAYAYSALAFQLAYFKVHYPDVFFDIMLNYSSSDYLTDALQFNFQVAPLTINTIPYKDKFQDQKIYLGMKNIKGLPKDLAFWIIDQRPFESIEDFILRLPSQYHKLPLLTPLVELGLFDCFEKNRRKVLQNLPNLFVFADELGSLFGEANYSWMDAEDYSKAEKYEMEQRVIGVGLSPHPLVEILAASSQPVRPIASLSEGEQATILVELQSIRTIRTKNGENMAFLQVSDLQKKMDVTLFPETYRQYSSKIREKGYYYLKGKIQSRDGRLQMILMEAEEATNQRFWIQLFDHQEDRAVLDILKAYPGPYPVVIRYEEEKKTIQLKGVSVQKNEKLENELASIAMKTIYR from the coding sequence GTGATTACACAGCTGGACACAAAATCAGTCTACACCTTTATGGACAGTTTAGTCTCTATTCGAGACTATATTCATCGTGCCAAAGAAATGGGTTACCAACAAATTGGTCTCATGGACATCGATAATTTATATGGGGCTTACGAGTTTTTAGAAGAGTGTCAAAAAGCTGGTATGGGGGCTGTCCTAGGTCTTGATTTGGAAGTCGAGATACCGGTGGGTCCTTTGTCTATCCGTTTGGTTGCATTAGGAACCAAAGGCTACAAACACTTAATTAAAATTTCCAGCATGAAAATGATGGGGACAACAGATTGGTCAGCCTTTCAACACTTATTGGATGATATAGCCATCATCGTTCCCTATTTTGAAGGGATTGAGTATTTAGACTTAGGCCAAGACTTTGCGATTGGTGTCTTTCCGGATACTCCAGCGAAACATTTTTCTCGTCCTGTTTTCCCACTCCATACGGTCCGATATTTTTCTACGAGTGATTTGGAGAGTCTTCAGATGCTTCACGCCATTCGTAATAATTGCAGTCTGAAGGAAGTAGGAGCTATTGACACCTCTATGATGTTCCTGTCACCTGAAGAGTTGGAGCGGGCATTTTCACATAATTTTCCGGATAGTATTCCTTATCTAGAGAAGACTCTTGCGGCCGTTCATTATGAGATTGATACGCAATTAAAACTTCCCCGCTTTAATCCAGAGAAGCCTGCAGTCGAGGAATTACGTGAATTGGCTGAAGAAGGCTTGAGAGCCAAGGGGCTGAACCAGGCGGTTTACCAAGAGCGTTTGCGTCATGAATTGGCTGTCATCCATCAGATGGGCTTTGATGACTACTTCTTGATTGTCTGGGATTTATTACGCTTTGGTCGAAGTCAGGGTTACTATATGGGGATGGGACGTGGATCAGCAGTTGGTAGTCTAGTAGCCTATGCCTTGGATATTACAGGGATTGATCCAGTCAAGAACAATCTTCTCTTTGAGCGTTTTTTGAACTTAGAGCGCTATACAATGCCAGATATTGATATTGATATTCCAGATGTCTATCGTCCCAAATTTATCCAGTATGTTAAAAATCGCTACCGCAGTCCTCACGTGGCTCAAATTGTGACCTTCTCAACTTTTGGGGCCAAGCAAGCCATTCGGGATGTTTTTAAGAGATTTGGGACCCCAGAATATGAGTTAACCAACCTCACCAAGCGGATCGGCTTGCGGGATACCTTATCCTCTGCTTATGAAAAGAATTTAGCATTTCGTCAAGCCATTCAAAGTCGCCCAGAATACCGTAAAGGATTTGAAATTGCGAAGAGGATTGAAGGGCAACCGCGTCAGACGTCGATTCATGCGGCAGGCGTTGTCATGAGTGGAGAGGACCTCACCAATCAAATTCCGATCAAGATGGGTGAGGAGATGAATCTGACCCAATATGATGCCCATGGTGTTGAAGCTAATGGCTTGCTCAAGATGGACTTCTTAGGACTACGAAATTTGACCTTTGCTCAACGGATGCAGGAAGCAGTGAAGGAAAAATATCAAAAGGATATTAAAATCGAGGACATTCCTCTAGAAGATCCAGAAACAATTGCTTTATTTGCTGCTGGCAATACCAAGGGTATCTTCCAGTTTGAGCAAGCGGGAGCTATTCGTTTGCTGAGACGAGTTCAACCTAGCTGTTTTGAAGAAATTGTTGCGACGACTTCCTTGAACCGGCCAGGAGCTAGTGACTATATTGATAATTTCGTTAAACGCAAGCACGGCAAGGAAAAGGTCGATATGATCGATCCTAGTTTGGAAGAGATTCTAGCACCAACTTATGGCATCATGCTCTATCAGGAGCAAGTCATGCAGGTGGCCCAGACCTTTGCTGGCTTTAGTCTAGGAAAAGCCGATATCCTCAGACGGGCCATGGGGAAAAAGAACGTTGCAGAAATGCATCGGATGGAAGATGACTTTATCAAAGGGGCTATCGCTCTTGGACATAGTGCAGAAAAAGCCAAGCAAGTGTTTTCCATTATGGAAAAATTTGCTGGCTATGGCTTTAATCGTTCCCATGCCTATGCTTACTCAGCCCTGGCCTTCCAATTGGCCTACTTTAAAGTCCATTATCCAGATGTCTTCTTTGACATTATGCTCAACTATTCTAGCAGTGATTACTTGACCGATGCATTGCAATTCAACTTCCAAGTGGCTCCTTTGACCATTAATACCATTCCTTATAAAGATAAGTTCCAAGATCAGAAGATTTATCTAGGAATGAAGAATATCAAAGGTCTTCCAAAAGATCTAGCCTTTTGGATTATTGACCAACGTCCGTTTGAGAGTATTGAAGATTTTATCTTGCGCTTGCCCAGTCAGTACCACAAACTTCCTCTTTTAACGCCACTGGTAGAATTGGGCTTGTTTGACTGCTTTGAAAAGAATCGAAGAAAAGTCCTTCAGAACCTTCCTAATCTATTTGTTTTTGCAGATGAGTTGGGTAGTTTATTTGGCGAAGCTAATTATTCCTGGATGGATGCCGAGGACTACAGCAAGGCTGAGAAGTATGAAATGGAGCAAAGGGTCATAGGGGTCGGTCTCAGTCCTCATCCTCTGGTGGAAATTCTAGCCGCAAGTAGCCAACCAGTACGGCCGATCGCTTCTTTAAGCGAAGGAGAACAGGCCACCATCCTAGTCGAACTCCAATCAATCCGGACGATTCGAACAAAAAATGGGGAAAATATGGCCTTTCTACAAGTTTCCGATCTCCAAAAGAAGATGGATGTCACTCTTTTTCCGGAAACTTATCGCCAGTATAGTTCAAAAATAAGAGAGAAGGGCTATTACTATCTCAAGGGGAAAATCCAGTCTAGAGATGGTCGACTCCAAATGATTTTGATGGAAGCAGAAGAAGCCACCAATCAGCGTTTTTGGATTCAATTGTTTGATCACCAGGAGGACCGGGCAGTCTTAGATATTTTAAAAGCTTATCCAGGTCCTTATCCTGTCGTTATTCGCTATGAAGAGGAGAAAAAGACCATTCAATTAAAAGGAGTTTCCGTCCAGAAAAACGAGAAGTTAGAAAATGAGCTGGCAAGTATTGCTATGAAAACGATTTATCGATAA
- the pyk gene encoding pyruvate kinase, translating into MNKRVKIVATLGPAVEIRGGKKFGDDGYWGEKLDVEASAQNIAQLIEAGANTFRFNFSHGDHQEQGDRMATVKRAEEIAGKKVGFLLDTKGPEIRTELFEGDAKEYSYKTGEKIRVATKQGIKSTREVIALNVAGGLDIYDDVEVGHQVLVDDGKLGLRIFAKDDDTREFEVVVENDGIIAKQKGVNIPNTKIPFPALAERDNDDIRFGLEQGINFIAISFVRTAKDVNEVRAICEETGNGHVQLFAKIENQQGIDNLDEIIEAADGIMIARGDMGIEVPFEMVPVYQKMIITKVNAAGKVVITATNMLETMTEKPRATRSEVSDVFNAVIDGTDATMLSGESANGKYPLESVTTMATIDKNAQTLLNEYGRLNSDTFERNSKTEVMASAVKDATNSMDIKLVVTLTKTGHTARLISKYRPNADILALTFDELTERGLMLNWGVIPMLTDAPSSTDDMFEIAERKAVEAGLVQSGDDIVIVAGVPLGEAVRTNTMRIRTVR; encoded by the coding sequence ATGAACAAACGTGTAAAAATCGTTGCAACCTTAGGTCCTGCGGTAGAAATCCGTGGTGGTAAAAAATTTGGTGATGATGGATATTGGGGTGAAAAACTTGATGTTGAAGCTTCAGCACAAAACATTGCTCAATTGATTGAAGCAGGAGCTAACACTTTCCGTTTCAACTTCTCACACGGTGACCACCAAGAACAAGGTGACCGTATGGCAACCGTTAAACGTGCAGAAGAAATCGCTGGTAAAAAAGTTGGTTTCCTTCTTGATACAAAAGGTCCAGAAATCCGTACAGAGTTGTTCGAAGGCGATGCTAAAGAGTACTCATACAAGACTGGTGAAAAAATCCGTGTTGCAACTAAACAAGGAATCAAATCAACTCGTGAAGTGATTGCTTTGAACGTTGCTGGTGGTCTTGATATCTACGATGATGTTGAAGTTGGTCATCAAGTCTTGGTTGACGATGGTAAATTAGGTCTTCGTATTTTCGCTAAAGACGATGATACTCGTGAATTTGAAGTGGTTGTTGAAAATGACGGTATTATTGCTAAGCAGAAAGGTGTGAATATCCCTAATACGAAGATTCCTTTCCCAGCTCTTGCTGAACGCGATAACGACGATATCCGCTTCGGTTTGGAACAAGGTATCAACTTCATCGCGATCTCATTCGTACGTACTGCGAAAGACGTGAACGAAGTTCGTGCAATCTGTGAAGAAACTGGTAACGGTCACGTTCAATTGTTCGCTAAAATCGAAAACCAACAAGGTATCGATAACTTGGATGAAATCATTGAAGCTGCTGACGGTATCATGATCGCTCGTGGTGACATGGGTATCGAAGTACCATTCGAAATGGTTCCAGTATACCAAAAAATGATCATCACAAAAGTGAACGCTGCTGGTAAAGTTGTTATCACTGCAACAAACATGCTTGAAACAATGACTGAAAAACCACGTGCAACTCGTTCAGAAGTATCAGACGTATTTAACGCTGTTATCGACGGAACTGACGCGACTATGCTTTCAGGTGAGTCTGCAAACGGTAAATACCCACTTGAGTCAGTAACAACAATGGCTACAATTGACAAGAATGCACAAACTCTTCTTAACGAATACGGACGTTTGAACTCAGATACTTTCGAACGTAACTCTAAGACAGAAGTTATGGCATCAGCTGTTAAAGATGCAACAAACTCAATGGATATCAAATTGGTCGTTACTCTTACTAAGACTGGTCACACTGCACGTTTGATTTCTAAATACCGTCCAAATGCTGATATCTTGGCATTGACATTTGATGAATTGACTGAACGTGGATTGATGTTGAACTGGGGAGTTATCCCAATGTTGACAGATGCTCCATCATCAACTGACGATATGTTCGAAATCGCAGAACGTAAAGCAGTAGAAGCAGGTCTTGTACAATCTGGTGACGATATCGTTATCGTTGCAGGTGTGCCACTTGGTGAAGCTGTTCGTACAAACACTATGCGTATCCGTACAGTACGTTAA